From the genome of Uranotaenia lowii strain MFRU-FL chromosome 1, ASM2978415v1, whole genome shotgun sequence, one region includes:
- the LOC129737540 gene encoding uncharacterized protein LOC129737540 has product MDVATFGATCSPCIAQFIKNKNAEQYAETLPEAAEAIINGHYVDDYLESLDTPEEAVERMKQVQYIHRMGGFELRNFLSNSEEVLEELGVTNQLIDKSLLLDPGKDREEVAERVLGMIWKPKTDTFTFGTAVPPGIEPLITGGTIPTKRQVLRTIMSLYDPLGLVAHFIVHGKIMMQEIWKYGASWDEPIPDELQASWIQWTGLLRKLNEVSVPRCFFPGMKFLSSTELQLHVLVDASEAAFASVAYLRIVDNDTPRCALVAAKTKVAPLKPLSMPRSELQAAMIGATLMSNVVKMVKLPVTKRFLWTDSLTVLSWLRTDSRRYHSYVSYRVGEILTKTTVSEWRFVPSKLNVADDATKWGNGPSFSPECRWFTGPDFLHQSEEMWPKDRSCSPPRDELKTVFLNHHGHLRIPLVVFANFSRWDRLLRSMAYVVRAGKKFKKIPASGPITAAEFQAAETFLWKEVQAEVFAEEYAILENNKKKNEQLPIPKSSQLYKLSPYIDEDGVIRMNSRIGAANFAPFEAKYPIILPKNHHLTYLLVNSYHRCYLHCNNETVCNEIHQRFRIPNLRVVVRHVANNCPLCRIRRAKPKPPMMAPLPTGRLAPYTKPFTHTGIDYFGPILVKQNRSLVKRWGALFTCLTIRAVHIEIWNFNPPVAPHMGGAWERMVRSIKVAMNAIGKHPRNPCDEVLETVALEAEAIVNSRPLTYVPLGNTDAEALTPNHFLLYGEKCITQPIRPVKLDGAALRDSWRLSQTLVDMFWLRWIREYLPVIARRTKWFDPIKPLEAGDVVLIVNEKRRNGWERGLIVEVVKGADGQVRQAYVQSGNGIIRRPATVLALLDVSSSTEGSS; this is encoded by the exons ATGGATGTTGCAACATTTGGGGCAACTTGTTCCCCTTGTATCGCCCAATTCATCAAGAATAAGAATGCTGAACAGTATGCTGAGACGTTGCCGGAGGCGGCCGAAGCCATAATAAATGGACACTATGTGGATGATTATCTGGAAAGCCTCGATACCCCAGAGGAAGCTGTCGAAAGGATGAAACAAGTTCAATACATACATCGCATGGGCGGTTTTGAACTAcgcaattttttatcaaattcagaaGAGGTGTTGGAAGAGCTAGGAGTTACGAATCAACTGATAGACAAGTCTTTGTTACTAGATCCAGGAAAAGATAGAGAGGAAGTAGCAGAAAGAGTGTTAGGCATGATTTGGAAACCAAAGACGGATACGTTTACTTTCGGAACTGCGGtgccaccaggaatcgaaccatTGATTACTGGAGGAACAATACCGACCAAAAGGCAAGTGCTTCGTACGATCATGAGCCTGTATGACCCGCTAGGTTTGGTGGCACACTTCATCGTCCACGGAAAAATAATGATGCAGGAGATTTGGAAGTACGGAGCCTCTTGGGACGAACCGATTCCTGACGAGCTTCAGGCTAGCTGGATACAGTGGACAGGGCTCCTGAGAAAACTGAATGAAGTAAGCGTTCCGAGGTGCTTCTTTCCGGGGATGAAATTCCTTTCATCAACTGAACTTCAACTGCACGTACTAGTAGATGCCAGTGAAGCGGCCTTTGCAAGTGTTGCCTACCTTCGAATTGTGGATAACGACACCCCTCGTTGTGCTCTTGTTGCAGCCAAGACAAAAGTAGCCCCACTTAAACCACTTTCCATGCCGCGATCTGAATTACAAGCTGCGATGATCGGCGCCACACTTATGTCTAATGTTGTAAAAATGGTAAAGCTACCAGTAACGAAGCGTTTCCTTTGGACAGattctttgacagttttgtctTGGTTGCGAACAGATAGTCGGCGTTACCATTCTTATGTTTCGTATCGAGTTGGAGAAATTCTCACAAAAACAACCGTTAGCGAATGGCGATTTGTTCCTTCGAAGTTGAACGTAGCTGATGATGCAACCAAGTGGGGAAATGGACCTAGTTTTTCTCCCGAATGCCGATGGTTCACTGGCCCAGATTTTCTTCATCAATCCGAAGAAATGTGGCCAAAAGATAGAAGTTGTTCTCCGCCTCGAGACGAATTAAAAACTGTGTTCCTTAATCATCATGGACATTTGAGAATACCGCTTGTTGTCTTCGCAAACTTTTCTCGATGGGATCGCTTATTGCGGTCAATGGCCTATGTAGTAAGagcaggaaaaaaatttaaaaaaattcctgcATCTGGACCCATTACCGCAGCAGAGTTTCAGGCTGCAGAAACGTTCCTATGGAAAGAAGTACAAGCAGAGGTATTTGCAGAAGAGTATGCAATCCTGGAAAACAATAAGAAGAAAAATGAGCAACTGCCAATACCGAAATCTAGTCAACTTTACAAGCTATCCCCGTACATCGATGAAGACggcgtgattcgaatgaacagCAGGATTGGGGCAGCCAACTTCGCCCCTTTCGAAGCTAAGTATCCCATTATTCTTCCTAAAAACCACCACCTCACTTACCTCCTCGTCAACAGCTACCACCGGTGCTACCTGCATTGCAATAACGAAACAGTGTGCAATGAAATCCACCAACGTTTCCGCATACCCAATTTACGCGTGGTAGTTAGACATGTAGCCAATAATTGTCCGTTGTGTCGAATTCGCAGAGCTAAACCAAAACCACCGATGATGGCCCCTCTTCCGACTGGTCGTCTGGCTCCTTATACCAAGCCTTTCACTCATACGGGAATCGACTATTTTGGCCCGATACTAGTGAAGCAAAACCGTAGCCTGGTGAAACGCTGGGGTGCACTCTTCACCTGTCTAACGATAAGAGCAGTCCACATCGAAATT TGGAATTTCAATCCTCCTGTCGCGCCCCATATGGGAGGCGCCTGGGAGCGTATGGTCCGTTCAATTAAGGTGGCTATGAATGCGATTGGTAAACATCCTAGGAATCCCTGTGATGAAGTGCTGGAAACCGTTGCGCTAGAGGCTGAAGCTATAGTGAACTCTCGACCACTGACCTATGTACCTCTTGGAAACACAGATGCCGAAGCACTTACGCCTAACCATTTCCTGCTATACGGAGAAAAATGTATAACGCAACCAATTCGTCCAGTGAAACTCGATGGAGCAGCTTTACGCGATAGTTGGCGCTTGTCACAAACTTTGGTCGATATGTTTTGGCTCAGATGGATTCGAGAGTATTTACCAGTGATTGCTCGTCGCACGAAATGGTTCGACCCAATCAAACCTTTAGAAGCCGGGGATGTCGTCCTTATTGTCAACGAAAAAAGACGAAATGGTTGGGAACGCGGATTGATAGTAGAAGTCGTTAAAGGAGCAGATGGGCAAGTACGGCAGGCATACGTGCAAAGCGGAAATGGAATTATCCGTCGACCAGCAACGGTACTAGCTCTGCTGGATGTTAGTAGTTCAACAGAAGGAAGTTCTTGA